Proteins encoded within one genomic window of Lysinibacillus sphaericus:
- a CDS encoding M20 metallopeptidase family protein: MIKTKDLHQQVIAWRQHLHMYPELSHQEHQTAQFIYEQLITFPHLEVKRLTETSVYACLKGTKTEGQGHTILLRADIDALPIEEETDLPFKSKNPGVMHACGHDAHPAMLLGAAKVLAERGTDFNGEIRFIFQHAEEVTPGGAAQLVSLGVADNVDYAFALHVSPDYQVGQFAMKDGKFTAAADDFEIKIYGRGGHASTPEVAIDPLLIGSEMVVALQTIVSRKVPSIHAPVLTVAKFHCGTALNIIADTAELGGTIRSLDATVRVEARHYLEKIVNGIASMHGARVDIKWELGCPSVTNDKELTALSRQIAGDIVGAEGVQELPAPMFGTEDFADFSEIVPSSMQYIGVHNEDFGEAYPLHHPRFKIDEDALIYGVRYFEKIARTLCP, from the coding sequence ATGATAAAAACAAAAGATTTACATCAACAGGTCATTGCTTGGAGACAGCATTTACATATGTATCCTGAATTATCACATCAAGAGCATCAAACAGCACAGTTTATCTATGAGCAATTAATAACATTCCCACATTTAGAAGTAAAACGGTTAACAGAAACGAGTGTTTATGCATGTTTAAAAGGGACGAAGACGGAGGGGCAGGGTCATACGATTTTATTGCGTGCAGATATTGATGCATTGCCAATTGAAGAAGAGACCGATTTGCCATTTAAATCAAAAAATCCAGGGGTGATGCATGCTTGTGGGCATGATGCACACCCAGCGATGTTATTAGGTGCTGCGAAAGTATTAGCTGAACGGGGTACAGATTTCAATGGTGAAATCCGTTTTATTTTCCAGCATGCTGAGGAGGTAACGCCAGGGGGAGCTGCTCAACTTGTGTCATTAGGTGTTGCGGATAATGTAGATTATGCATTTGCATTACATGTAAGCCCGGATTATCAAGTCGGTCAATTTGCCATGAAGGATGGAAAGTTTACGGCAGCTGCAGATGATTTTGAGATTAAGATTTACGGTCGAGGTGGACATGCTTCGACGCCAGAGGTTGCAATTGATCCGTTATTGATTGGGTCAGAAATGGTTGTGGCATTGCAAACTATTGTGTCGCGTAAAGTACCAAGCATTCATGCTCCGGTTTTAACGGTAGCAAAATTTCATTGTGGTACAGCTTTAAATATTATTGCGGATACGGCAGAGCTTGGTGGTACAATTCGTTCGCTTGATGCGACAGTACGTGTGGAGGCTCGTCACTATTTAGAGAAGATTGTCAATGGTATAGCGTCCATGCATGGGGCTAGAGTAGATATTAAATGGGAACTTGGTTGTCCTTCTGTAACCAATGACAAGGAGCTTACAGCTTTATCGCGTCAAATAGCGGGGGATATTGTAGGGGCAGAAGGTGTACAGGAATTACCTGCACCAATGTTTGGAACAGAAGATTTTGCCGATTTTTCAGAGATTGTTCCTTCTTCAATGCAGTATATAGGGGTGCATAATGAGGATTTTGGTGAAGCCTATCCTTTGCATCACCCTCGCTTTAAAATTGATGAGGATGCCTTGATTTATGGTGTTCGCTATTTTGAAAAAATCGCACGGACATTATGCCCTTAA